A stretch of the Malus sylvestris chromosome 10, drMalSylv7.2, whole genome shotgun sequence genome encodes the following:
- the LOC126586544 gene encoding auxin-responsive protein IAA11-like, with protein sequence MESGGSASGSLTKSTLSREENFAMSSEDSSTPEESGLELCLGLSLGGGGGKDQQGQRGHFARILTAKDFPSVGFSSSSASESSSSTSSLSSGNVAAGTKRSADSVAAANGASQVVGWPPIRAYRMNSLVLQAKSSSTEGLNSVNEKSEYKTGAEKVNNGGHKSNGNAKEIGQQRGSLFVKVNMDGIPIGRKVNLSAHSSYEALAQKLEDMFGPSTHGSGGQEMEGATRPSKLLDGSFEFALTYEDKDGDWMLVGDVPWEMFLGTVKRLRIMRTSEANGLAPLLQEKNVRQRCKPT encoded by the exons ATGGAGAGTGGAGGTTCTGCAAGTGGGTCGTTGACTAAGTCAACGCTGTCCAGGGAGGAGAATTTTGCCATGTCTTCTGAGGACTCTTCTACCCCTGAGGAGTCTGGCCTCGAGCTCTGTCTTGGGCTGAGccttggtggtggtggagggaAGGATCAGCAGGGGCAAAGGGGTCACTTTGCGAGGATCTTGACTGCTAAGGATTTTCCTTCTGTGGGGTTTTCTTCTTCGTCGGCTTCCGAGTCGTCGTCTTCTACTTCTTCGTTGAGCAGCGGTAATGTTGCTGCTGGAACCAAGAGAAGTGCTGATTCTGTGGCTGCTGCTAATGGTGCCAG TCAGGTTGTGGGATGGCCTCCTATCAGAGCTTATAGAATGAATAGTTTGGTTCTCCAAGCGAAATCTTCATCCACTGAAGGACTTAACTCAGTAAATGAGAAAAGTGAGTACAAGACCGGTGCGGAGAAGGTTAACAATGGAGGTCACAAGTCCAAtggaaatgctaaggagatagGGCAGCAGAGGGGTTCACTGTTTGTGAAGGTGAATATGGACGGGATTCCTATTGGTCGAAAGGTTAATCTAAGTGCGCATAGTTCCTATGAAGCGCTAGCACAAAAATTGGAGGATATGTTTGGGCCCTCGACACATG GTTCAGGTGGTCAGGAGATGGAAGGAGCAACAAGACCCTCAAAGTTGCTGGATGGATCATTTGAGTTTGCGCTCACTTATGAAGATAAAGATGGAGACTGGATGCTTGTGGGAGATGTTCCTTGGGA GATGTTTCTTGGTACTGTCAAGAGGTTAAGGATTATGAGGACATCTGAGGCTAACGGACTTG CTCCCCTGTTACAGGAAAAGAATGTGAGGCAAAGATGTAAGCCAACCtag
- the LOC126586543 gene encoding MDIS1-interacting receptor like kinase 1-like — MQLSKTQMLIFFFLCCSSFGFAAVANDEVSALLSIKAGLIDPLNSLKDWNFPENEAHCNWTGVWCNTEEHVEKLDLSHMNLSGPISGDIQRLKSLTSLNLCCSGFSSSLPKSISNLTALKTFDVSQNSLVGEFPWAFGRAGGLTELNASSNNFSDFLPEDLGNATMLETLDLRGNFFGGSFPKSFKNLQKLKFLGLSGNNFTGEIPAELGELSSLESMILGYNEFEGGIPMEFGNLTNLKYLDLAVGNLSGEIPADLGRLKLLETVFLYKNNFEGKIPAEIGTISSLKLLDLSDNVLSGEIPAEIEELKNLQLLNVMCNQLSGSVPLGIGSLSQLSVLELWNNSFSGPLPSDLGKNAPLQWLDVSSNAFSGEIPSTLCNKGNLTKLILFNNAFTGPIPASLSTCPSLVRVRMQNNFLSGTIPVGLGKLERLQRLELANNNLTGAIPDDLSSSTSLSFIDISRNRLHSSLPSTILSAPSLQTLMASNNELVGEIPDQFQDCPSLSVLDLSSNHFSGIIPASIASCEKLVSLNLRNNQLTGDIPKSIAMMPTLSVLDLSNNSLTGGIPENFGMSPALETLNVSFNKLDGPVPKNGVLRTINPSDLVGNAGLCGSVLPPCTQNPALASRHRNVHTRNIVAGWVIGISSVLAVGFALFSARTLYKRWYSNGSCFGDSFEVGKGEWPWRLMAFQRLGFASTDILACVKESNVIGMGATGVVYKAEISRSNTVVAVKKLWRPATDIETGSSDDLVGEVNLLGRLRHRNIVRLLGFLNNDTNLMIIYEFMPNGSLGETLHGKQAGRLLVDWVSRYNIAVGVAQGLSYLHHDCHPPVIHRDIKSNNILLDANLDARIADFGLARMMVRKNETVSMVAGSYGYIAPEYGYTLKVDEKIDIYSYGMVLLELLTGKRPLDPEFGESVDVVEWIRTKIRDNKSLEEALDPSVGNCKHVQEEMLLVLRIALICTAKLPKDRPSMRDVITMLGEAKPRRKSSSNNDPYAAAKKDQPVFSTSPVNGLL; from the exons ATGCAGTTGAGCAAAACCCAAATGCtgatcttcttctttttgtgcTGTTCTTCATTTGGATTTGCAGCTGTGGCCAATGATGAAGTTTCCGCTCTGCTTTCGATAAAAGCCGGTCTCATTGATCCACTAAACAGCCTTAAAGACTGGAACTTTCCAGAAAATGAAGCTCACTGCAACTGGACAGGCGTATGGTGCAACACTGAGGAGCACGTAGAGAAACTTGATCTCTCCCACATGAACCTCAGCGGCCCGATATCCGGCGACATCCAACGTCTCAAAAGCCTTACTTCCCTCAACCTTTGCTGCAGTGGCTTCTCCTCATCACTGCCAAAATCCATCTCAAATCTCACAGCATTGAAAACTTTTGATGTGAGTCAAAACTCGCTTGTTGGTGAGTTTCCGTGGGCGTTTGGAAGAGCAGGAGGATTGACAGAACTTAACGCTTCGAGTAACAATTTTTCGGATTTTCTTCCTGAGGATCTCGGCAATGCCACAATGCTGGAGACTCTGGATCTCCGAGGGAACTTTTTCGGGGGCTCGTTTCCAAAGTCATTCAAGAACTTGCAGAAGCTCAAGTTTCTTGGGCTTTCCGGGAACAATTTCACCGGGGAAATCCCCGCTGAGCTTGGAGAGCTGTCCTCATTGGAAAGTATGATTCTTGGGTACAATGAGTTTGAAGGTGGGATTCCAATGGAGTTTGGGAATCTTACCAACCTCAAGTATCTTGATTTGGCAGTTGGGAATCTTAGTGGTGAGATTCCAGCCGACTTGGGGAGGCTGAAGTTGCTGGAGACGGTGTTCTTGTACAAGAACAATTTTGAAGGCAAAATCCCAGCTGAAATCGGCACCATTTCTTCGTTGAAATTGCTTGATCTTTCCGATAATGTATTATCGGGGGAAATCCCAGCTGAAATTGAGGAGCTGAAGAATTTGCAGCTTCTGAATGTGATGTGTAATCAGTTATCAGGTTCGGTTCCATTAGGAATTGGAAGTTTGAGTCAGTTAAGTGTTCTTGAGCTATGGAACAATTCGTTTTCAGGTCCTTTGCCCAGTGatcttggcaaaaatgccccATTGCAGTGGTTGGACGTCTCATCCAACGCGTTTTCCGGCGAGATTCCATCCACATTATGCAACAAGGGCAATCTCACCAAGCTCATCCTCTTCAACAATGCCTTCACAGGTCCAATTCCGGCGAGCCTATCCACTTGCCCTTCGCTTGTTCGTGTTCGAATGCAGAATAATTTTCTTTCCGGGACAATCCCAGTTGGGCTTGGCAAGCTTGAGAGGCTTCAAAGGTTAGAATTGGCAAACAACAATCTCACTGGTGCAATCCCAGATGATCTTTCTTCCTCTACTTCACTCTCTTTCATTGATATCTCTCGAAACCGCCTCCATTCTTCTCTTCCTTCCACCATTCTCTCTGCTCCAAGCTTGCAAACCCTGATGGCCTCGAATAATGAATTGGTTGGCGAAATCCCGGATCAATTCCAGGACTGCCCTTCACTTTCAGTGCTTGATCTCTCATCAAACCATTTCTCAGGAATCATCCCAGCAAGTATTGCTTCATGTGAGAAATTGGTAAGCTTAAATCTGAGGAACAACCAATTGACCGGAGACATCCCGAAATCAATTGCCATGATGCCCACATTGTCCGTTCTTGATCTGTCCAACAACTCTCTCACTGGTGGAATACCTGAAAATTTCGGAATGTCACCGGCCTTGGAGACTCTCAATGTCTCATTCAACAAGCTAGACGGTCCTGTCCCAAAAAACGGTGTACTGAGAACAATAAACCCGAGTGATCTTGTGGGCAATGCCGGTCTCTGTGGCAGTGTCCTCCCTCCATGTACGCAAAATCCAGCATTGGCATCGAGGCATAGGAATGTGCACACAAGGAACATTGTTGCAGGATGGGTGATTGGGATCTCATCAGTTTTAGCAGTTGGATTTGCACTTTTCAGTGCTCGAACTCTATACAAAAGGTGGTACTCAAATGGGAGTTGCTTTGGAGACAGTTTCGAAGTTGGCAAGGGAGAGTGGCCATGGAGACTGATGGCATTCCAGAGGCTTGGTTTCGCAAGTACTGACATTCTGGCTTGTGTGAAGGAATCCAATGTGATCGGAATGGGAGCTACTGGGGTTGTGTACAAGGCAGAGATATCACGATCAAACACAGTTGTGGCAGTTAAAAAGCTGTGGAGACCGGCAACAGACATTGAAACTGGAAGCAGTGATGATCTAGTTGGGGAAGTGAATCTCTTGGGGAGGCTAAGGCATCGAAACATTGTTCGGTTATTAGGATTTCTGAACAATGATACGAATTTGATGATTATATACGAGTTTATGCCCAATGGAAGCTTAGGAGAAACCTTGCATGGCAAGCAAGCAGGGAGGTTGCTTGTAGATTGGGTTTCAAGGTACAACATAGCAGTGGGGGTTGCACAAGGTCTTTCTTATCTCCACCATGACTGTCACCCACCAGTCATCCATAGAGACATCAAGTCTAATAACATACTGCTCGATGCAAACCTCGACGCGAGGATTGCGGACTTCGGGTTGGCACGGATGATGGTTCGAAAAAACGAGACAGTTTCCATGGTGGCTGGATCATACGGTTACATTGCCCCTG AATATGGATACACATTGAAGGTTGATGAAAAGATCGACATCTACAGCTACGGCATGGTTCTATTGGAGCTTCTAACAGGAAAGAGGCCTTTAGACCCCGAGTTTGGCGAATCAGTAGACGTCGTGGAATGGATTCGGACGAAGATTAGGGACAACAAAAGTTTAGAAGAAGCATTAGACCCCAGTGTAGGAAACTGCAAGCATGTTCAAGAAGAGATGCTCTTAGTCCTTAGAATAGCATTGATTTGCACTGCCAAGCTTCCCAAGGACAGGCCTTCCATGAGGGATGTCATAACGATGCTCGGAGAGGCGAAGCCTCGGCGGAAAAGCAGCAGCAACAACGATCCATATGCTGCAGCTAAAAAAGACCAGCCTGTGTTTAGCACCTCACCTGTAAATGGCCTTCTCTAG